From the Negativicutes bacterium genome, one window contains:
- a CDS encoding ArsB/NhaD family transporter — translation MGSSALVAIIIFISAYVLIVTEKIHRTIVALAGGMLMIFTGILSQEAAISHIDFNTIGLLIGMMIIVNITAETGLFNYLAIWATKKVKAEPIKILVVMSLITAVCSAVLDNVTTVLLTVPVTFSIAKKLKLSPQPYLIAQILSANIGGTATLIGDPPNIMIGSAVKELTFMAFLQNLGLVCAVILLVTLLIIAFIYRKKLVTRPELKYEIMLMDEQAELKDTGLLKKSLSVLAITISFFVLHSQLHLESATVALTGACLLLMLTFHSNEKMLEKMFSKVEWLAIFFFVGLFILVGALVDTGVIEQLATTAMSLTQGNLAASSMLVLWLSAIASAFIDNIPFVATMIPLIKEMGQLGMTNLEPLWWSLSLGACLGGNGTLVGASANVVVASLAAQQGHKLSFLKFMYIAFPLMILSIIISSMFIYLKFL, via the coding sequence ATGGGAAGTAGTGCGTTAGTAGCAATAATAATATTTATTAGTGCTTATGTGCTGATTGTTACAGAGAAAATTCATCGGACCATCGTTGCATTAGCTGGTGGCATGCTGATGATTTTTACGGGTATTTTAAGTCAAGAAGCGGCAATCAGCCACATTGATTTTAATACTATCGGGTTATTAATTGGAATGATGATTATCGTTAATATTACTGCTGAAACTGGATTGTTTAATTATTTAGCGATTTGGGCAACCAAAAAAGTGAAAGCTGAACCGATAAAAATATTAGTGGTTATGAGTCTAATCACGGCAGTTTGCTCAGCGGTCTTAGATAATGTTACTACAGTGTTGTTAACGGTACCGGTAACATTTAGTATTGCTAAGAAATTAAAACTATCACCGCAGCCATATTTGATAGCACAGATATTATCTGCTAATATTGGGGGAACAGCGACGCTAATTGGTGATCCGCCGAATATTATGATTGGCAGTGCAGTTAAAGAACTGACGTTTATGGCGTTTTTGCAAAATTTAGGGCTTGTTTGTGCCGTAATTTTACTGGTAACTTTATTGATAATAGCCTTTATTTACCGTAAAAAATTGGTTACTAGACCTGAACTAAAATATGAAATAATGTTGATGGATGAACAAGCTGAATTAAAAGATACGGGCTTGCTAAAAAAATCATTGTCAGTATTGGCGATAACAATATCATTCTTTGTTTTGCATAGCCAGTTGCACTTGGAGTCAGCAACAGTAGCACTAACAGGAGCTTGTTTATTGTTAATGTTAACTTTTCACAGTAATGAAAAAATGTTAGAAAAAATGTTTAGTAAAGTAGAATGGTTAGCAATTTTCTTTTTTGTTGGATTATTTATTTTAGTTGGAGCGTTAGTTGATACCGGCGTTATTGAACAACTGGCGACAACAGCCATGAGTTTAACACAAGGAAATTTGGCGGCTAGTTCAATGCTTGTTTTGTGGCTTAGTGCCATTGCTTCGGCCTTTATTGATAATATTCCGTTTGTTGCTACGATGATTCCGTTGATAAAGGAAATGGGGCAACTAGGAATGACTAATTTAGAGCCGCTATGGTGGAGTTTATCGTTAGGAGCATGCTTGGGTGGTAATGGTACTTTGGTGGGAGCTAGTGCGAATGTGGTAGTTGCCAGTTTGGCAGCACAGCAGGGGCATAAATTATCCTTCTTAAAATTTATGTATATCGCTTTTCCGCTAATGATTTTATCAATTATTATTTCGAGTATGTTTATATATTTAAAATTTTTATGA
- a CDS encoding glutamine--tRNA ligase/YqeY domain fusion protein — translation MAERINIASNFIQNIIDDDLKQEQYSEGIVTRFPPEPNGYLHIGHAKSICLNFGLAQKYNGKCNLRFDDTNPIKEDVEYVDSIQADVKWLGFDWEDRKYYASDYFEKIYELTIKLIKAGKAYVCDLTPEEIRQYRGTLVEAGKESPYRNRSVEENLALFQKMKNGELADGSKVLRAKIDMSSPNMNLRDPIIYRIAHVEHHNTGTQWCIYPMYDYAHPISDAIEGITHSICTLEFEDHRPLYDWTLEALEFELPRPKQIEFARLNMTNMIMSKRKLRALVEGGYVSGWDDPRMPTISGLRRRGYTPEAIRDFCERIGVAKSNSTVDIAMLEHCIREDLNLRANRAMAVLRPLKIVIENYPEEKVEYLQATVAPDANPVNGYRNIPFGREIYIEQEDFMEEAPKKFFRLKPGGEVRLKHAYIIKCEDVIKDDSGNVIELRCSYDPDTKSGGANSGRKVKGTLHWVSAKHAIKAEVRLYDYLLLAEKADEADDFISSLNPNSLEILNDCMVEPSLAWTAPGNRYQFLRQGYFCVDKESTMEKLIFNQVVGLRDSWAKINK, via the coding sequence ATGGCAGAGCGTATTAATATAGCATCAAATTTTATTCAAAATATCATTGATGATGATTTAAAGCAAGAACAATATAGTGAGGGCATAGTTACTCGTTTCCCACCTGAACCTAACGGCTATTTACATATTGGCCATGCAAAGTCAATTTGCCTAAACTTTGGTTTAGCACAAAAATATAATGGTAAATGTAATTTGCGATTTGATGATACTAATCCGATTAAAGAAGATGTGGAATATGTTGATTCAATTCAAGCAGATGTAAAATGGTTAGGTTTTGATTGGGAAGATCGCAAATATTATGCTTCAGATTATTTTGAAAAAATATATGAATTAACGATTAAGTTAATTAAAGCTGGTAAAGCATATGTCTGTGACTTAACACCGGAAGAAATTCGCCAATATCGTGGCACTTTAGTGGAAGCAGGGAAAGAAAGTCCTTATCGCAATCGTAGTGTTGAAGAGAATTTAGCTTTATTCCAAAAAATGAAAAACGGTGAATTGGCTGATGGAAGCAAAGTTTTACGTGCGAAAATTGATATGAGTTCACCTAATATGAATTTGCGTGATCCGATTATTTACCGGATTGCTCATGTAGAACATCATAATACCGGGACACAGTGGTGTATTTATCCAATGTATGATTATGCTCATCCGATTTCCGATGCTATTGAAGGCATCACGCATTCTATTTGTACGCTGGAGTTTGAAGATCATCGCCCATTATATGATTGGACTTTAGAAGCCTTAGAATTTGAACTTCCGCGACCGAAGCAAATTGAATTTGCTCGTTTAAATATGACTAATATGATAATGAGTAAACGCAAATTAAGAGCATTAGTAGAAGGTGGATATGTTAGTGGTTGGGATGATCCACGGATGCCGACTATTTCCGGGTTGCGCCGTCGTGGGTATACGCCAGAGGCAATTCGTGATTTTTGTGAACGGATTGGCGTTGCAAAGAGTAACAGTACGGTTGATATTGCGATGCTGGAACATTGCATTAGAGAAGATCTTAATCTTAGAGCCAATAGAGCAATGGCAGTATTAAGACCATTGAAAATTGTGATTGAAAACTATCCGGAAGAAAAAGTTGAATATTTACAAGCAACAGTTGCCCCTGATGCTAATCCGGTAAATGGTTACCGCAATATTCCTTTTGGTCGTGAAATATATATCGAGCAAGAAGATTTTATGGAAGAAGCACCGAAAAAGTTCTTCCGTTTGAAACCGGGTGGCGAAGTACGCTTAAAGCATGCCTATATTATTAAATGTGAAGACGTTATTAAAGATGATAGCGGCAATGTGATAGAGTTACGTTGTTCTTATGACCCGGACACAAAAAGTGGTGGTGCTAATAGCGGACGTAAGGTTAAAGGAACGTTACACTGGGTTAGTGCTAAACATGCGATTAAAGCAGAAGTAAGATTATATGACTATTTGTTGCTAGCGGAAAAAGCAGATGAAGCGGATGATTTTATCAGTAGTTTAAACCCTAATTCCCTAGAAATTTTAAATGATTGTATGGTTGAGCCGAGCTTAGCCTGGACAGCGCCGGGCAATCGTTATCAATTTTTGCGCCAAGGTTATTTCTGTGTGGATAAAGAGTCCACTATGGAGAAATTAATTTTCAATCAAGTTGTTGGTTTGCGTGACTCTTGGGCTAAAATTAACAAATAG
- a CDS encoding alkylphosphonate utilization protein gives MEKLPNCPKCNSEYTYEDRGLLICPECAHEWKEGEASEDVKVFKDSNGNILNDGDSVTVIKDLKVKGSSNPIKMGTKVKNIRLVDGDHDIDCNIDGFGAMKLKSEFVKKI, from the coding sequence ATGGAGAAATTACCTAATTGTCCGAAATGTAATTCGGAATACACTTATGAAGATAGAGGCTTATTGATTTGCCCGGAATGTGCTCATGAGTGGAAAGAGGGCGAGGCCTCTGAGGATGTAAAAGTTTTTAAAGATTCTAATGGCAATATTTTAAATGATGGTGATTCAGTTACTGTTATCAAGGATTTAAAAGTAAAAGGAAGTTCTAACCCGATAAAAATGGGAACTAAAGTTAAAAACATCAGATTAGTAGATGGCGATCATGATATTGATTGCAATATTGATGGATTTGGTGCAATGAAACTTAAATCGGAGTTTGTTAAAAAAATATAA
- a CDS encoding HD domain-containing protein, with protein sequence MVYYLSYCDLRILQREGLKLEATIDKMYDWVENYIKSFYTEDRLVQEHIELKEQHTYLVAKYCRQLASHLALAEHDVILAEMIGLFHDIGRFRQFEIYKTFNDRKSENHSLLGLREIADLVLLENLSAEDLAVFKFAITNHNAIEIDSNGSERQQLFSKIIRDADKIDIYRVLEPTLVQSSDDGYSEIFAKAFLEGKQCDYTYMKTTEDRKLVRLLWLYNINYQWSMDQILSQGHFMKIAATLPENEITVAGIKKLKAYLTEKYNINS encoded by the coding sequence ATGGTATATTATTTATCATACTGCGATTTGAGGATTTTGCAAAGAGAGGGTTTGAAATTGGAAGCAACAATTGATAAAATGTATGATTGGGTTGAAAATTATATTAAGAGTTTTTATACTGAAGATAGATTGGTGCAAGAACATATCGAGTTAAAGGAACAGCACACTTATTTGGTGGCAAAATATTGTCGCCAATTAGCGAGTCATTTAGCATTGGCTGAGCATGATGTGATATTGGCGGAAATGATAGGATTATTCCATGATATTGGGCGATTTAGACAGTTTGAAATTTATAAAACGTTTAATGATCGTAAGTCAGAAAACCATTCCTTATTGGGTTTAAGGGAAATAGCTGATTTAGTGTTATTGGAGAATTTATCGGCGGAAGATTTAGCTGTTTTTAAATTTGCTATTACTAACCATAATGCGATTGAAATCGATAGTAACGGTTCAGAGCGACAACAACTTTTTAGTAAAATAATTCGTGATGCCGATAAAATTGATATATACCGAGTACTAGAACCAACGTTGGTGCAGTCTAGTGATGATGGTTATAGTGAAATTTTTGCAAAGGCTTTTTTAGAAGGAAAACAGTGCGATTATACTTATATGAAGACAACAGAAGACCGAAAATTGGTAAGGTTGTTGTGGTTATATAACATCAACTATCAGTGGAGTATGGACCAAATTTTGTCACAAGGTCATTTCATGAAAATTGCGGCAACTTTGCCGGAAAATGAAATAACTGTTGCTGGAATTAAGAAACTTAAGGCATATTTAACGGAAAAGTATAATATAAATAGCTAA
- a CDS encoding sulfite exporter TauE/SafE family protein: protein MFSVISLFTLGVFVGGLGTLVGIGGGLILIPIFIFLFNFSPQNAVATSLVVVFLNALSGTFAYIRQDKVFYKAGLPFALATIPGAFIGSYLTEYFTGESFRLAFGIFILLIATIMLFKTNPPSNHLPFHKKTFQFNQKLGIAISTLVGFLSSIFGIGGGAIHVPLMIYALKFPIHIATATSHFVLTISSFIAVISHFLFGNILMSTALSIGFGAVIGAQIGAKISQKTKPKYIITLLAVMLTLMGLRFIFTAI, encoded by the coding sequence ATTTTTTCTGTTATTAGCTTATTTACATTAGGAGTTTTTGTCGGCGGTTTAGGAACTTTAGTCGGCATCGGTGGCGGCTTAATATTAATCCCTATTTTTATATTTTTGTTCAATTTTTCACCACAAAATGCCGTAGCAACCTCACTGGTAGTGGTATTTTTAAATGCCTTATCAGGAACTTTTGCTTACATCAGGCAGGATAAGGTTTTTTATAAAGCTGGTCTGCCCTTTGCCTTAGCTACTATTCCCGGAGCTTTTATCGGCAGTTACTTAACCGAATACTTTACCGGTGAGTCATTTCGCTTAGCTTTTGGTATTTTCATTTTACTGATTGCCACCATTATGTTATTTAAAACTAACCCACCCTCTAACCATTTACCCTTCCATAAAAAAACCTTTCAATTTAACCAAAAATTAGGTATTGCTATCAGTACTTTAGTCGGTTTCCTCTCCAGCATTTTCGGCATTGGCGGCGGAGCAATTCACGTCCCCTTAATGATTTATGCTTTAAAATTTCCTATCCACATTGCGACGGCAACTTCTCATTTCGTCTTAACCATTTCTTCATTTATTGCCGTAATTTCTCATTTTCTCTTTGGTAATATCTTAATGAGTACCGCCTTATCCATTGGCTTTGGCGCAGTAATTGGTGCACAAATCGGTGCCAAAATATCACAAAAAACAAAACCCAAATACATCATCACCCTATTGGCAGTAATGCTCACTTTAATGGGCTTACGTTTCATTTTTACAGCAATTTAA
- a CDS encoding tRNA threonylcarbamoyladenosine dehydratase, producing the protein MENMFARTELLLGKTNIDKLKNSTVIVFGIGGVGSYVVEALTRVGVGKIVIVDKDDISISNINRQLPATQQTIGLSKVKIMKERMLSINPEITVVAKQEFYLPGRADEFLNDDLDYIVDAVDNVTAKLDLICCAKEKNIPIISSMGTGNKLDPTRLEIADIKKTSVCPLAKVMRKELRKRNVDSVKVVYSKEEPVVPMTVDEEGNPIRSSVPGSISFVPSVAGLIIASEVVKDLLKLPQ; encoded by the coding sequence TTGGAAAATATGTTTGCGCGAACGGAATTGTTGTTAGGTAAAACTAATATTGATAAACTAAAAAATAGCACGGTGATTGTTTTTGGGATTGGCGGAGTAGGAAGTTATGTTGTGGAAGCACTGACCAGAGTTGGCGTTGGTAAGATTGTTATTGTTGATAAAGATGATATTTCTATATCTAATATTAATCGTCAATTGCCGGCGACTCAGCAAACGATAGGGTTATCGAAAGTTAAAATCATGAAAGAACGGATGTTAAGTATCAATCCTGAAATTACGGTAGTGGCAAAACAAGAATTTTATTTGCCGGGGAGAGCAGATGAATTTTTAAATGATGACCTTGACTATATTGTTGATGCTGTTGATAATGTAACGGCAAAACTTGATTTGATTTGTTGTGCGAAAGAAAAAAACATTCCGATAATCAGTTCGATGGGAACCGGTAATAAGCTTGACCCTACTAGGCTGGAAATAGCTGATATAAAAAAGACTTCGGTTTGTCCGCTAGCTAAAGTTATGCGCAAAGAATTGCGTAAGCGAAATGTTGATTCTGTTAAAGTGGTCTATTCGAAAGAAGAGCCAGTAGTGCCAATGACAGTGGACGAAGAAGGTAACCCTATCCGTAGCAGTGTGCCGGGGAGTATTTCGTTCGTTCCATCAGTAGCAGGGCTAATTATTGCCAGTGAAGTAGTGAAAGACTTACTGAAACTTCCCCAATAA
- a CDS encoding DedA family protein, protein MDQIIQLLESWGLIGLIVASFAESIFSPILPDFLLIPMALANPKNAIFYGLVATVTSVVGGILGYWLGIKYGLPLVKKMVPQKYLKIIDDFTQHNAGWAVFLAAMSPIPYKFVSITSGALRIPLGIFLFASFCGRAKRFLLEGILIYYFGEAAKGMIKSMMDNLLIGSGILVVLIVIGYWFYHQKKSKEKLCAKEIEQAE, encoded by the coding sequence ATGGATCAAATAATTCAGCTATTAGAAAGTTGGGGCTTAATCGGTCTAATAGTTGCTAGTTTTGCAGAATCTATTTTTTCGCCGATATTACCGGATTTTCTGTTAATACCAATGGCGCTAGCTAATCCGAAGAATGCAATATTTTATGGACTAGTAGCAACTGTCACTTCCGTAGTCGGTGGTATTTTAGGCTATTGGTTAGGGATTAAATATGGCTTGCCGTTAGTTAAAAAGATGGTACCGCAAAAATACTTAAAAATTATTGATGACTTTACGCAACATAATGCAGGGTGGGCGGTATTTTTAGCAGCAATGTCACCAATTCCTTATAAATTTGTTAGCATTACTTCCGGGGCATTAAGAATTCCCTTAGGGATATTTTTATTCGCATCATTTTGTGGCAGAGCTAAAAGATTCTTATTAGAAGGTATTTTAATATATTATTTTGGTGAAGCGGCAAAAGGGATGATCAAGAGTATGATGGATAATCTTTTGATTGGCTCGGGAATCTTAGTAGTGTTAATTGTTATTGGTTATTGGTTTTATCATCAAAAAAAAAGCAAAGAAAAATTATGCGCAAAAGAAATTGAACAGGCTGAATAA